The Streptomyces sp. NBC_01317 genomic interval GCCCCCGGGTGGACCGTGGCGCACCAGATCGCGCACCTCACCTGGACCGACAGCGCCGCGCTGCTCTCGCTCACCGACAAACGGGCCTTCGCCACGGAGGCGCGCAAAGCCCTCGCGGCCCCCTCCTCCTTCGTGGACGACGGCGCGCGGGAGGGCGCCGCGCTCCCGCCCGGCGAACTCCTCACCCGGTGGCGTACGGGCCGCGACCGCCTGTGGAACGCCCTGCGCGACACCCCGCCCGGCGCCCGTTTTCCCTGGTACGGGCCTCCCATGAGCGCCCCCTCGATGGCGACCGCGCGCCTGATGGAGACCTGGGCGCACGGCCAGGACATCGCCGACACCCTCGGCGTGCGGCGCGCGCCGACCGCCCGGTTGCGGCACATCGCGTGGATCGGGGTACGGACCCGCGACTACGCCTACTCCGTACGGGACGAGCCACCGCCCCCCGAGCCCTTCCGCGTCGAACTGACAGGTCCGGGAGGAGAGTTGTGGGCGTACGGCCCCGAGGACGCGCCCCAGCGCGTGACCGGACCCGCGCTCGACTTCGGCCTGCTGGTGACCCGGCGGGCCCACCGCGCCGACCTCGCCGTCCGGGCACACGGCCCGGACGCGGACCGCTGGCTGGACATCGCCCAGGCGTTCGCGGGCCTCCCGGGCGCGGGCCGCGCGCCGAAGGGGGAGGAGCCGAGATGACGGGCATTCCGAAGACAGGCGCCCCCACGACCAACTCCCCCATAACCGGCGCCGCCCCGCACACCCTCCGCATCGGCAACGCCTCCGGCTTCTACGGCGACCGCTTCGACGCCCTGCGCGAGATGCTC includes:
- a CDS encoding TIGR03084 family metal-binding protein, encoding MSDSAAVLDDLRSESDELDGLVGELSVRDWALATPAPGWTVAHQIAHLTWTDSAALLSLTDKRAFATEARKALAAPSSFVDDGAREGAALPPGELLTRWRTGRDRLWNALRDTPPGARFPWYGPPMSAPSMATARLMETWAHGQDIADTLGVRRAPTARLRHIAWIGVRTRDYAYSVRDEPPPPEPFRVELTGPGGELWAYGPEDAPQRVTGPALDFGLLVTRRAHRADLAVRAHGPDADRWLDIAQAFAGLPGAGRAPKGEEPR